In Deinococcus arcticus, a genomic segment contains:
- a CDS encoding protein NO VEIN domain-containing protein encodes MEPQIFNQNELNSRFALRVNQDQDRLALARLLQDDELTVSEPFSPHGLHEYRGQVTVRGEAVDLKFHHKGQSRGGGLSALRSGPSTSPEIVRLLRQIIVRNAKSADLGITASRPPFDRQPSRLGIRVGAGRTSGGASGKGKPYQLTVGYLGEQHFVNFLAQEASELEVEWLNQEREQGLPYDVRVGGRLAVDVKATQTERDHVLLTPAERLFRETWGLHHAIALVTLRTDPTAPPAAVDLYTGPSLTRTTLAQLRFLLAGLPPVPGGFESAVAPSSEATGEPFNSSPVDLFQLYPLFKPGTYRSGEGQDILSFSSDGSWSRKSPSVNRSGRYAMVGRQIHLQDHTFLQGAAEERLFAGRTHTHWVLTDVHGAAYYSDEVGNVSID; translated from the coding sequence AGAACGAATTGAACTCTAGGTTTGCTCTGCGCGTCAATCAGGACCAGGACCGTCTGGCCCTGGCGCGACTCCTTCAGGATGACGAGCTCACCGTCTCGGAGCCCTTTTCACCTCACGGACTGCACGAGTACCGGGGTCAGGTCACAGTCCGTGGGGAAGCCGTCGACTTGAAGTTTCATCACAAAGGGCAGAGCAGGGGAGGTGGGCTCTCCGCACTCCGCAGTGGCCCCTCAACTTCTCCGGAAATCGTCCGTCTGCTGCGGCAGATTATTGTGCGCAATGCGAAAAGTGCCGATCTGGGGATTACGGCAAGTCGTCCACCATTTGATCGCCAACCGAGTAGGTTGGGGATTCGTGTGGGCGCTGGTCGGACATCAGGCGGCGCGAGTGGAAAGGGCAAGCCGTATCAGCTTACGGTCGGCTATCTCGGTGAGCAGCATTTCGTGAACTTCCTGGCCCAAGAGGCATCGGAGCTTGAGGTAGAATGGCTGAATCAGGAACGAGAGCAGGGCCTGCCTTACGACGTGCGGGTGGGCGGGCGCCTCGCAGTGGATGTCAAGGCCACACAGACTGAACGGGACCATGTGCTGTTGACTCCAGCTGAACGTCTCTTCCGTGAAACGTGGGGATTGCATCATGCCATTGCGCTGGTCACGCTCCGCACTGATCCCACTGCGCCGCCCGCTGCTGTCGATCTTTACACTGGGCCTTCCCTGACACGCACCACCTTGGCACAGTTGCGGTTTCTGCTCGCCGGCCTCCCTCCGGTCCCCGGCGGTTTCGAGTCAGCGGTGGCCCCCTCTTCGGAGGCGACAGGTGAGCCTTTCAACTCATCACCTGTCGACCTATTTCAGCTTTATCCTCTGTTCAAGCCTGGAACCTACAGGAGCGGCGAGGGCCAGGACATCTTGTCTTTCAGCTCGGATGGCAGTTGGAGCAGGAAGAGCCCGTCAGTAAACCGTTCAGGTCGGTATGCCATGGTTGGCCGGCAGATTCATTTGCAGGACCATACATTCCTGCAAGGCGCGGCTGAAGAACGACTGTTCGCGGGCCGTACCCACACGCATTGGGTGCTTACCGACGTTCACGGCGCCGCCTATTACTCGGACGAAGTTGGGAACGTCAGCATCGATTAA